One genomic region from Prevotella sp. Rep29 encodes:
- a CDS encoding helix-turn-helix domain-containing protein: MGKNQTSQIPNILLSVKDASVAISVSSKMVRLLIASGRLKAVNLGKRMTRISLQELTDFAQRQGGNVVLPSSSLPFNNNKREKKNSITTAKPETGNVNKRAKCRMTPASEKAPEDVTHKTHYTMAEVMSKFNIKYGRLYEIRNRYQLASVHAWGTTAFRKKDVEKAIAKYDEEQGKAQQEAYYTCFDIMQKYGLGKTQVRRFAETHGVRIKKTKGGRANLYLKADWEAARKNAEKTSASTKAKRT; the protein is encoded by the coding sequence ATGGGCAAGAATCAAACTTCACAAATTCCTAACATCCTTCTGTCCGTGAAGGATGCCTCCGTTGCCATCTCTGTCAGCTCAAAGATGGTGCGACTGCTTATTGCCTCCGGCAGACTGAAAGCCGTCAACCTCGGCAAGCGGATGACACGCATCAGCCTACAGGAACTTACAGACTTTGCCCAAAGGCAAGGTGGTAATGTCGTGCTACCTTCTTCATCCCTTCCTTTTAATAATAACAAAAGGGAAAAGAAGAATAGTATAACTACTGCCAAGCCAGAGACGGGCAACGTGAACAAGAGAGCCAAGTGCCGCATGACACCAGCCAGTGAGAAAGCCCCTGAAGATGTTACTCACAAAACCCATTATACTATGGCAGAGGTAATGAGCAAGTTCAACATCAAGTACGGTCGCCTGTATGAGATACGCAACCGCTATCAGTTGGCATCCGTTCATGCCTGGGGTACGACTGCCTTCAGGAAAAAGGATGTTGAGAAGGCTATTGCCAAGTACGATGAGGAACAAGGCAAGGCACAGCAGGAAGCATACTACACCTGCTTCGACATCATGCAGAAGTATGGTCTGGGTAAGACGCAAGTACGCCGTTTTGCCGAGACACACGGTGTCCGCATCAAGAAAACCAAAGGTGGCAGGGCTAATCTCTACCTCAAAGCGGACTGGGAAGCAGCCCGAAAGAATGCCGAGAAAACGAGTGCCAGCACCAAGGCGAAACGGACATGA
- a CDS encoding site-specific integrase gives MTNLCTKVTVRKRPIKNGQTSLYLDFYPPIRNPKTGRLSRREYLGLYIYSNPTEKFQQEYNRSIMQKAELIKCRRTESIINEEFGFLDRSKGQESFLDYFKQCMNKTTNKANWEAAYKHFVKYSGGECRFCDLDVAYCQKFVDYLLSAECYHNGKPMMPTTANNHLVKLKAALRMAYDDGHIKENIAKKLVKAKGHGNKRQYLTKEELVALSKAECKSDVLRRAGLFSCLTGLRLSDCILLQWENIKKSGDGGWVLDITTKKTKTDAILPISEEALALCGDRGEGQVFKKLTPNLVAAHLKDWIKAAGITKHITFHCFRHTFATLQLAGGTDIYTVSKLLTHSNLATTQVYAEVVNELKRDASERISLKDDASESATTDKETLAH, from the coding sequence ATGACGAATTTATGTACCAAGGTCACAGTGCGGAAGCGACCCATCAAGAACGGGCAGACATCCCTTTATCTCGATTTCTACCCACCAATCCGCAACCCGAAGACTGGCCGTCTGTCACGACGCGAGTATCTAGGCTTATACATTTATTCCAACCCTACTGAGAAGTTTCAGCAGGAGTACAACCGCAGTATCATGCAGAAGGCAGAGCTTATCAAGTGCCGCCGCACGGAGTCCATCATCAACGAGGAGTTCGGTTTCCTCGACCGCTCCAAAGGTCAGGAGAGCTTTCTTGACTACTTCAAGCAGTGTATGAACAAGACAACCAACAAGGCAAACTGGGAGGCTGCCTACAAGCACTTCGTCAAATATTCGGGTGGCGAGTGTCGCTTCTGCGACCTCGATGTAGCGTATTGCCAGAAGTTTGTTGATTATCTTTTGTCGGCAGAGTGCTATCATAACGGCAAGCCGATGATGCCCACCACCGCCAATAACCACCTCGTAAAGCTGAAAGCCGCCCTTCGTATGGCATACGATGACGGACATATCAAGGAGAACATAGCCAAGAAACTTGTCAAGGCTAAAGGACACGGCAACAAGCGGCAGTACCTGACCAAGGAGGAACTTGTTGCGCTGTCCAAGGCTGAGTGTAAGAGTGATGTGCTACGCCGTGCCGGACTGTTCTCCTGCCTTACGGGTCTTCGCCTGTCCGACTGCATCCTGCTCCAGTGGGAGAACATCAAGAAGTCGGGCGATGGCGGCTGGGTGCTTGACATCACCACCAAGAAGACAAAGACCGATGCCATCCTGCCAATCAGCGAGGAGGCACTTGCCCTGTGCGGCGATCGTGGAGAGGGGCAGGTATTCAAGAAACTGACACCAAACCTGGTTGCCGCCCACCTCAAAGACTGGATAAAGGCTGCTGGCATCACCAAGCATATCACTTTTCACTGCTTCCGTCATACATTCGCCACCTTGCAACTGGCAGGAGGAACGGACATCTACACCGTAAGCAAGCTGCTTACCCACAGCAACCTTGCCACAACACAGGTGTATGCAGAGGTGGTCAACGAACTGAAACGTGACGCATCAGAGCGCATTTCATTGAAGGATGATGCCAGTGAAAGTGCCACTACAGACAAAGAAACACTTGCTCATTGA
- a CDS encoding helix-turn-helix domain-containing protein, whose translation MDNVTNNLSFDQLPKAVGELLTKVDYVISRLDEKKEADGSSPIQDDDQMMTMDEACQFIGKKRSTMYSLTSERRIPYRKRGNKLYFFKKELIEWIQSGGAYDKPYTLSEQEQAEFDAHLEQMREKKRHKPAAVQQQ comes from the coding sequence ATGGATAATGTAACAAACAATCTCTCGTTCGACCAGTTGCCCAAGGCAGTCGGTGAACTCCTGACCAAGGTGGACTATGTGATTAGCCGCCTTGACGAAAAAAAGGAAGCGGACGGTTCATCCCCAATCCAGGATGATGACCAGATGATGACGATGGACGAAGCTTGTCAGTTCATTGGCAAGAAACGCTCCACGATGTACTCTCTCACCTCTGAGCGACGCATCCCATACCGCAAGCGTGGCAACAAGCTCTACTTCTTTAAGAAGGAACTCATTGAGTGGATCCAGAGCGGAGGGGCATACGACAAGCCTTATACCCTCTCCGAGCAGGAACAGGCAGAGTTTGATGCCCATCTGGAGCAAATGCGTGAGAAGAAACGGCACAAGCCAGCTGCCGTCCAGCAACAATGA
- a CDS encoding plasmid recombination protein: MATTAKASEHIKPCNISQSERHNRRDADYIASLNPAMLYIRRDLAHLNEVYVAPDMEGVSLQQHYDDIRIMVKQKTGRAMQEKDVKFTDKKGKQRVRQGCSPIREGVVNIKPDTTMEDLLRYAERVHERWGIRALQIHIHKDEGHYEDTNDPASWEPNYHAHIIWDWMNHDTGKSFKLNAEDMSAIQDLVAETLDMQRGQKKSETGIDHLERNDFIIQKQENKKKQLQEEAKKAAAEKEEADAEVEAAKTEVADLWKEHDYLTSANRTKAERSNRLDLDIRTKTNRSQSLDCTIEAKKQEVGKLSAKADEKLRDFYTIKERGNWQDPMFFAMSAYIYRIDEGLQFCIKAIQDFAYSGFGGRGGKHGDIFRDNESYAIMHYMKMFAELASATLKQVADWFVWLASTLGRFNANELRRADHEVHDIADGRYDGRIQKFQQGISR, encoded by the coding sequence ATGGCAACAACAGCAAAAGCATCCGAGCACATCAAGCCGTGCAACATCTCCCAGAGTGAGCGGCACAACAGGAGGGACGCAGACTACATCGCATCCCTCAATCCTGCCATGCTTTACATCCGCAGAGACCTGGCCCATCTGAATGAAGTGTATGTCGCACCTGACATGGAGGGTGTCAGTCTTCAGCAGCACTATGACGACATCCGTATCATGGTGAAGCAGAAGACTGGCAGGGCGATGCAGGAGAAGGACGTGAAGTTTACCGACAAGAAAGGCAAGCAGCGTGTCCGTCAGGGGTGCAGCCCCATCCGTGAAGGTGTTGTGAACATCAAGCCCGACACGACGATGGAAGACCTTTTGCGCTATGCCGAAAGAGTGCATGAGAGGTGGGGCATCAGAGCCTTACAGATACACATCCATAAGGATGAGGGGCATTATGAGGACACTAACGACCCCGCATCGTGGGAACCGAACTACCATGCTCATATCATCTGGGACTGGATGAACCACGACACGGGCAAGTCCTTCAAGTTGAATGCTGAGGACATGTCTGCCATCCAAGATTTGGTAGCTGAGACATTGGACATGCAGCGAGGGCAGAAGAAGTCTGAGACAGGAATTGACCATCTGGAACGGAACGACTTCATCATCCAGAAGCAGGAGAACAAGAAGAAGCAGCTCCAGGAAGAGGCAAAGAAAGCCGCCGCCGAGAAGGAAGAAGCGGATGCAGAGGTCGAGGCGGCGAAAACGGAAGTGGCAGACTTGTGGAAGGAACACGACTATCTGACAAGTGCCAACCGCACGAAAGCAGAGCGCAGCAACCGGCTCGACCTTGACATCAGAACCAAGACGAACCGCTCCCAATCTCTTGATTGTACTATTGAAGCAAAAAAACAGGAGGTGGGTAAACTGTCAGCGAAAGCCGACGAGAAGCTGCGGGACTTCTACACCATTAAGGAGCGTGGCAACTGGCAAGACCCGATGTTCTTTGCCATGTCTGCCTATATCTACCGCATTGACGAGGGTTTGCAATTCTGCATCAAAGCCATCCAAGACTTTGCCTATTCGGGCTTCGGAGGTCGTGGTGGCAAGCATGGTGACATCTTCAGGGACAATGAGTCATACGCCATCATGCACTACATGAAGATGTTTGCCGAACTGGCAAGTGCCACCTTGAAGCAGGTGGCAGACTGGTTTGTATGGCTGGCAAGCACCTTGGGCAGGTTCAATGCCAACGAACTCAGACGTGCCGACCATGAAGTCCACGACATTGCCGATGGCAGATATGATGGGCGAATACAGAAGTTCCAGCAAGGGATATCGAGATAG
- a CDS encoding nucleoside phosphorylase — translation MITDSYDIETEPMINLFDFYGRRGDFADICLIIFSKEIHRHLLDSYESEIIATMSACNGDTHIYKTTYKGVTITFYLSGIGSAVASSQCHLASWLTGASKFIMFGSCGSLDRTTTQGRFIIPTQSYRGDGCSYYFAAPSDYIDIAASKELSIIFDKLSVPYITGKIWTTDSMIRETKGLVRKRMEEGCIAVEMELAGVQSVCDFYNLKLYAFFEAGDILDTNGYEAKGLNNANHSLNKLYIALETATYI, via the coding sequence ATGATTACTGATAGTTATGATATTGAAACTGAACCAATGATCAATCTGTTTGATTTCTACGGCAGACGTGGAGATTTTGCAGATATATGCCTGATAATATTCTCGAAGGAAATTCATCGGCATTTACTTGATTCCTACGAATCTGAAATTATTGCAACTATGTCGGCTTGCAATGGCGACACGCATATCTATAAAACAACTTATAAAGGAGTTACGATAACTTTCTACCTGTCAGGAATAGGTTCAGCAGTAGCATCCTCTCAATGTCATCTTGCAAGCTGGCTAACTGGAGCATCAAAGTTCATTATGTTCGGTTCCTGTGGCAGTCTTGACCGTACAACCACACAAGGTAGATTTATCATACCGACACAAAGTTACAGAGGGGACGGGTGTTCATATTATTTTGCAGCACCATCCGACTATATTGATATAGCCGCAAGCAAGGAACTTTCCATAATTTTCGACAAATTATCTGTACCATATATTACAGGTAAAATATGGACGACAGATTCGATGATCAGAGAAACAAAAGGACTTGTACGCAAACGTATGGAAGAAGGGTGCATCGCTGTAGAAATGGAATTGGCTGGAGTTCAATCTGTGTGCGACTTCTACAATTTGAAGTTGTATGCTTTTTTTGAAGCAGGTGACATTTTGGATACAAATGGATATGAAGCCAAAGGCTTGAACAATGCCAACCATAGTTTAAACAAACTTTATATTGCTTTAGAAACGGCAACCTACATCTGA
- a CDS encoding nucleotidyltransferase domain-containing protein, whose product MVTCFDVCEILEMLSEASVKVFLDGGWGVDALIGRETRIHNDIDLFVEKKDYCITISVITGKGYREVIMDYTTDSHTVWKDDNGRIIDLHCFEYVEDGILYDGYTFPSETFSGKGKIGNIEVFCINPEAQVQFHLGYEYDENDVHDVLLLCRTFNLEIPEQYKTHI is encoded by the coding sequence ATGGTAACTTGTTTTGATGTATGTGAGATTCTTGAAATGCTGTCTGAAGCATCTGTAAAGGTATTTTTGGACGGCGGTTGGGGTGTCGATGCACTTATAGGCAGAGAAACAAGAATACATAACGACATCGATCTGTTCGTAGAGAAGAAAGACTACTGTATAACCATATCCGTGATTACAGGGAAGGGATACAGAGAAGTTATAATGGACTATACGACCGACAGCCATACTGTCTGGAAAGATGACAACGGAAGAATAATCGATCTGCATTGTTTCGAATATGTCGAAGATGGAATTCTATATGACGGATACACTTTCCCAAGCGAAACTTTCTCAGGTAAAGGAAAAATCGGGAATATTGAGGTGTTCTGCATAAACCCGGAGGCACAGGTACAGTTCCATCTTGGATATGAATACGATGAAAATGATGTCCACGATGTTCTGTTGTTATGCAGAACTTTCAATCTTGAGATACCGGAGCAATATAAAACTCACATCTGA
- a CDS encoding Vat family streptogramin A O-acetyltransferase codes for MEINNRPNPNEAFPNPKIPSLCFIKNVVKNPRIIIGDYTYYDDVDGADQFEKHVTHFYDFIGDRLIIGKFCAIAKGVEFVMNGANHRMDGVTTYPFYVIGGDWGSAIAPVKDELPLKGDTVVGNDVWIGQHVTIMPGVHIGDGAIIGANSVVASDIPPYAVAVGNPCRVVRMRFDDEFIAFLLQLKWWDWDIEKIERNFKALSSGDLSLIRNL; via the coding sequence ATGGAAATCAATAATAGACCCAACCCCAATGAGGCTTTTCCGAATCCGAAGATTCCAAGCCTCTGCTTCATCAAGAACGTGGTGAAGAACCCGCGTATCATCATCGGCGACTATACCTACTACGATGATGTGGATGGTGCTGACCAGTTTGAGAAGCATGTCACTCATTTCTACGACTTCATAGGTGACCGGCTGATTATTGGCAAATTCTGCGCTATTGCCAAGGGTGTGGAGTTTGTCATGAATGGAGCCAATCATAGGATGGACGGTGTGACAACCTATCCGTTTTATGTCATTGGTGGTGACTGGGGAAGTGCCATTGCTCCAGTGAAAGATGAATTGCCTCTGAAGGGTGATACCGTTGTGGGCAATGATGTCTGGATTGGCCAGCATGTTACCATCATGCCAGGCGTTCATATAGGCGACGGTGCAATTATCGGAGCCAACTCTGTTGTTGCCTCAGACATTCCTCCATACGCTGTTGCCGTGGGAAATCCCTGCCGAGTGGTCAGGATGCGTTTTGATGACGAATTCATCGCCTTTCTGCTGCAACTGAAATGGTGGGATTGGGACATTGAGAAAATTGAGCGCAATTTCAAAGCTTTGTCAAGTGGTGATTTATCATTGATCAGAAACCTATAA